Proteins from one Myxococcales bacterium genomic window:
- a CDS encoding AAA family ATPase yields MRLLELGLLRYGGFTDARLDLSAPGLHIIFGRNEAGKSTALRGITALLYGVPHSTPDTYLHDSLSLSGVVCAADGTELRFERRKGRKNTLLAPDGTPLDERTLSHWLGGVGRSVFETAFGLDHARLRQGGELLATGGGDVGQSLFDAGIGGGSVKRVLDELGKEAEALFKASQNARSPEINAALRLHAEQVKAVRTAATRPEAWPEQQKALARAGAELAAIEARRTEIRQRLSAAQELVEVLPLIGRREAARAELAAVADAPLLPDDATVRRIEAEKTLLLAEREERQIAAELAEVDRELSELSIPESLLALSDTVVDALQARLGEYRGHQTDLVKRRAELGASEALVARHLAALGRSIADDPRALLPSRPLVARLKTLVADRTRLAVEAEQAEKLSATERARVEELEAELGLAPREIAELGVAPEHFDAVLPSREAIEDFADRFAAAARVRERLDERRAALDGERTRAEEELRALQLAGDVPTEAELARVRAQRDGHFSELRQALEAGTAGADSPVLQALAAAERRADETADRLRREATRVLNFASLEAKIARARDASSSLQAEQAEVDARAATLQTAWRELFAALGLEAQSPREMRGLLERWQHAREKLRGIELALARARVLRSSLEAAAAEIRASSQAWQARWAEAVSQLGLGADASPAEADEVQTALDEVRVELDKSDSFRHRIAGMEQTSAGFERDVLELVTAHAPELSELGVERAAAELISRHRSARQAQRRREDLSARRTRAGARTVELELGRAAEQRELSALMAQAGVNDSKLLAEAEARSTSRRAAEREIVEVERSLFESCGSTPLEEIRERALGVSLHEARARAVALEEMLLELDAERDSARDTERAAALGLERFDGNSAAADNQAEAEATLAKIRSAAERWARVRTAELVLRNEIERYRATHQGPLLERTNQIFPRLTLGAHAEVRVDLDAEPPALMAVSHEGVKVPIARLSDGACDQLYLALRLASVEHYARSNEPLPLILDDVLINFDEERARAALGVLAEIAASMQILLFTHHEHVVLAAEQTLGADAVNVHVLSRGEAPARRSPAPHPTV; encoded by the coding sequence GTGAGGCTGCTCGAGCTCGGACTCCTGCGTTACGGCGGCTTCACCGACGCGCGCCTCGATCTGTCCGCTCCCGGGCTGCACATCATCTTTGGGCGAAACGAAGCGGGCAAGAGCACCGCGCTCCGGGGCATCACCGCGCTCTTGTACGGCGTGCCGCACTCCACACCCGACACGTATCTTCACGACTCGCTCTCGCTGTCGGGCGTCGTATGCGCCGCCGACGGAACCGAGCTTCGCTTCGAGCGGCGCAAGGGACGCAAGAACACACTCCTCGCACCGGATGGTACTCCGCTCGACGAGAGAACCCTCTCGCACTGGCTCGGTGGCGTCGGCCGGTCGGTGTTCGAGACGGCGTTCGGCTTGGACCACGCGCGCTTGCGCCAGGGTGGGGAGCTCTTGGCGACCGGGGGTGGCGACGTTGGCCAGAGCCTGTTCGACGCGGGCATCGGCGGGGGCAGCGTCAAGCGGGTGCTCGATGAGCTGGGCAAGGAAGCGGAGGCGCTGTTCAAGGCCAGCCAGAACGCCCGCTCGCCGGAGATCAACGCGGCGCTGCGGCTGCACGCGGAACAGGTCAAAGCGGTTCGCACTGCGGCGACGCGCCCCGAGGCCTGGCCGGAGCAGCAGAAAGCTCTGGCGCGCGCGGGGGCGGAGCTGGCCGCGATCGAAGCGCGGCGGACCGAGATCCGGCAGAGGTTGTCCGCGGCACAAGAGCTGGTGGAGGTGCTGCCGCTGATCGGGAGACGCGAGGCGGCTCGGGCGGAGCTGGCCGCCGTGGCGGACGCTCCACTCTTGCCGGATGACGCGACCGTGCGCCGCATCGAAGCGGAGAAGACGCTGCTGCTCGCCGAGCGCGAAGAGCGGCAGATCGCTGCCGAGCTCGCGGAGGTCGACCGCGAGCTGTCGGAGCTCTCGATCCCGGAGAGTCTGCTCGCGCTCTCGGACACGGTGGTCGATGCGCTGCAGGCGCGACTCGGTGAGTATCGGGGGCACCAGACGGATCTGGTCAAGCGTCGAGCCGAGCTCGGAGCCTCCGAGGCACTCGTGGCTCGGCACCTGGCGGCTCTCGGCCGATCCATCGCGGACGACCCGCGTGCCCTGCTGCCGAGTCGGCCGCTGGTGGCACGGCTCAAGACGCTGGTGGCCGATCGCACCCGCCTGGCGGTCGAGGCCGAACAAGCGGAAAAACTCAGCGCGACCGAGCGCGCGCGGGTCGAGGAGCTGGAGGCCGAGCTCGGGCTCGCGCCGCGGGAAATCGCTGAGCTCGGCGTCGCGCCCGAGCACTTCGATGCAGTCTTGCCCAGTCGCGAGGCAATCGAGGATTTTGCGGATCGCTTCGCCGCGGCGGCTCGGGTCCGCGAGCGGCTCGATGAGCGCCGTGCCGCGCTCGACGGCGAGCGGACGCGGGCTGAAGAAGAGCTTCGGGCGCTACAGCTGGCGGGGGATGTCCCAACGGAGGCGGAGCTGGCGAGAGTTCGTGCCCAGCGGGATGGGCATTTCTCCGAGCTGCGTCAGGCGCTCGAAGCCGGAACGGCGGGCGCCGACAGTCCGGTCCTCCAGGCGCTGGCCGCTGCGGAGCGACGCGCCGACGAGACCGCCGACCGTTTGCGTCGCGAAGCAACCCGGGTGCTCAACTTCGCGTCGCTGGAGGCAAAAATCGCACGAGCTCGGGATGCGTCCAGCAGCCTTCAGGCGGAGCAGGCGGAGGTCGATGCGCGAGCGGCAACGCTCCAGACCGCCTGGCGCGAGCTGTTTGCTGCGCTGGGGCTCGAGGCGCAGTCGCCGCGGGAGATGCGAGGTTTGCTCGAGCGCTGGCAGCACGCGAGGGAGAAGCTGCGCGGCATCGAGCTGGCACTCGCGCGCGCGCGCGTGCTCCGCTCATCACTCGAGGCCGCCGCCGCAGAAATCCGCGCGAGCTCCCAAGCCTGGCAGGCCCGCTGGGCCGAGGCAGTGAGCCAGCTCGGGTTGGGGGCGGACGCGAGCCCCGCGGAAGCGGACGAAGTGCAGACGGCGCTCGACGAGGTGCGGGTCGAGCTCGACAAGAGTGATTCGTTCCGGCATCGCATTGCTGGCATGGAGCAGACGTCGGCCGGGTTCGAGCGCGACGTGCTCGAGCTGGTCACGGCTCACGCGCCCGAGCTTTCGGAGCTCGGCGTCGAGCGGGCGGCGGCGGAGTTGATCTCACGCCACCGGAGCGCGCGGCAGGCCCAGCGTCGCCGCGAAGACCTGAGCGCACGCCGCACCCGCGCCGGCGCGCGCACGGTCGAGCTCGAGCTGGGTCGCGCCGCAGAACAGCGCGAGTTGTCGGCACTCATGGCGCAGGCGGGCGTGAACGACAGCAAACTCCTGGCGGAGGCCGAGGCCCGCTCTACGTCGCGCCGCGCCGCCGAGCGGGAAATCGTCGAGGTCGAGCGCTCTCTGTTCGAGAGCTGCGGCAGTACTCCGCTGGAAGAGATCCGGGAGCGTGCCCTCGGTGTCAGTCTGCACGAGGCCCGCGCCCGCGCCGTCGCGCTCGAAGAAATGTTGCTGGAGCTCGACGCCGAACGAGACTCGGCCCGCGACACAGAGCGCGCCGCCGCCCTCGGTCTCGAGCGCTTCGATGGCAACAGCGCGGCCGCGGACAACCAAGCCGAGGCCGAAGCCACGCTGGCAAAGATCCGCAGCGCTGCCGAGCGCTGGGCCCGCGTGAGGACTGCGGAGCTGGTGCTGCGCAACGAGATCGAGCGTTACCGCGCCACGCACCAGGGTCCGCTGCTCGAGCGAACCAACCAGATTTTTCCTCGGCTCACCCTGGGGGCTCATGCAGAGGTGAGGGTCGATCTCGATGCCGAGCCACCAGCCCTGATGGCCGTTTCGCACGAGGGAGTGAAGGTGCCGATCGCTCGGCTCAGCGACGGCGCGTGTGATCAGCTCTACCTGGCGCTCCGCCTCGCGAGCGTG